A genome region from Pseudomonas pergaminensis includes the following:
- a CDS encoding OmpA family protein, which produces MRKQLMIPALLAMSVALAACSTPPNANLENARTNFSALQTNPQATKLAALETKDASEWLDKADKAYRDKEDEKKVDQLAYLTNQRVEVAKDTIVLRESEAKLKNAGDERARALLDARDAQIKQLQDSLNAKQTDRGTLVTFGDVLFATNKSDLKSSGLVNITKLAQFLRDNPDRKVIVEGYTDSTGSDSYNQSLSERRASSVQRALAQQGVDISRIVTQGYGKEYPVADNGSVSGRAMNRRVEVTISNDNQPVKPRSSVAN; this is translated from the coding sequence ATGCGTAAACAATTGATGATCCCTGCCCTGCTGGCGATGAGCGTTGCACTGGCGGCCTGCTCCACCCCGCCTAACGCGAACCTGGAAAACGCACGGACCAACTTCTCGGCCCTGCAGACCAACCCGCAAGCCACCAAGCTGGCGGCACTGGAAACCAAGGACGCCAGCGAATGGCTGGACAAGGCTGACAAGGCCTACCGCGACAAGGAAGACGAGAAGAAAGTCGACCAGTTGGCCTACCTGACCAACCAGCGCGTTGAAGTAGCCAAAGACACCATCGTGCTGCGCGAATCCGAAGCCAAGCTGAAAAATGCCGGTGACGAACGTGCCCGCGCCCTGCTGGACGCCCGTGATGCACAGATCAAGCAACTGCAAGACAGCCTGAATGCCAAGCAGACCGATCGCGGTACCCTGGTAACGTTCGGTGACGTGCTGTTCGCCACTAACAAATCCGACCTGAAATCCAGCGGTCTGGTGAACATCACCAAACTGGCTCAGTTCCTGCGCGACAACCCGGACCGTAAAGTGATCGTCGAAGGCTACACCGACAGCACCGGTTCCGACTCTTATAACCAGAGCCTGTCCGAGCGTCGTGCGTCTTCCGTGCAACGCGCACTGGCTCAGCAAGGCGTGGACATTTCGCGCATCGTGACCCAGGGTTATGGCAAGGAATACCCGGTTGCCGATAACGGCAGCGTTTCGGGCCGTGCCATGAACCGCCGCGTTGAAGTGACCATCTCCAACGACAACCAACCGGTCAAGCCACGGTCTTCCGTCGCTAACTGA
- the adk gene encoding adenylate kinase, producing the protein MRVILLGAPGAGKGTQAKFITEKFGIPQISTGDMLRAAVKAGTELGLIAKSVMDSGGLVSDDLIINLVKERISQEDCKNGFLFDGFPRTIPQAEALVKAGVELDAVVEIAVEDEEIVQRIAGRRVHEASGRVYHTVYNPPKVEGKDDVTGEDLVQRKDDTEETVRHRLSVYHSQTKPLVDFYQKLSAAQGKPKYSHIPGVGSVEAITAKVLQALS; encoded by the coding sequence ATGCGCGTCATTCTGCTGGGAGCTCCCGGGGCCGGTAAAGGTACTCAGGCAAAGTTCATCACTGAAAAATTCGGAATTCCACAAATCTCCACCGGCGACATGCTGCGTGCGGCCGTCAAGGCTGGCACCGAGCTGGGCCTGATCGCCAAGAGCGTGATGGACAGCGGTGGCCTGGTTTCCGATGACTTGATCATCAACCTGGTCAAGGAACGCATCAGCCAGGAAGACTGCAAGAACGGTTTCCTGTTCGACGGCTTCCCACGCACCATTCCCCAGGCTGAAGCCCTGGTGAAGGCCGGCGTCGAGCTGGATGCCGTGGTCGAAATCGCGGTTGAAGATGAAGAGATCGTCCAGCGCATTGCCGGGCGTCGCGTTCACGAAGCCTCTGGCCGCGTGTACCACACTGTCTACAACCCGCCTAAAGTGGAAGGTAAGGACGATGTGACCGGCGAAGACCTGGTGCAGCGTAAAGACGACACCGAAGAAACCGTGCGTCATCGCCTGTCGGTCTACCACTCCCAGACCAAACCGCTGGTGGACTTCTACCAGAAGCTGTCCGCCGCCCAGGGCAAGCCGAAGTACAGCCACATTCCTGGCGTCGGCTCGGTTGAAGCGATCACTGCCAAAGTGCTGCAAGCACTGAGCTGA
- the ppc gene encoding phosphoenolpyruvate carboxylase, with the protein MSDIDARLREDVHLLGELLGNTIRDQYGDDFLDKIEQIRKGAKADRRGAISDKAAGDELSSRLNQLQENELLPVARAFNQFLNLANIAEQYQLIHRRDESQPAPFESRVLPELLARLQAEGHSNESLARQLGRLEIELVLTAHPTEVARRTLIQKYDAIAAQLALQDHRDLTSAEREQIRQRLQRLIAEAWHTEEIRRTRPTPVDEAKWGFAVIEHSLWHAIPNYLRKADQALHAATGLRLPLEAAPIRFASWMGGDRDGNPNVTAPVTREVLLLARWMAADLYLRDIDHLASELSMQQASPALQAKVGDSVEPYRALLKQLRERLRATRQWAHTALSSSTPAPGEVLQNNRDLLEPLELCYQSLHECGMGVIADGPLLDCLRRAVTFGLFLVRLDVRQDSSRHSAAMTEITDYLGLGRYEDWDEATRISFLMKELANRRPLLPSYFKPSADTAEVLNTCKEVAAAPAASLGSYVISMAGAASDVLAVQLLLKESGVQRPMRVVPLFETLADLDNAGPVIEQLLLLPGYRARLQGPQEVMIGYSDSAKDAGTTAAAWAQYRAQERLVDICREQQVELLLFHGRGGTVGRGGGPAHAAILSQPPGSVAGRFRTTEQGEMIRFKFGLPDIAEQNLNLYLAAVLEATLLPPPPPEPAWRHLMDELAADGVSAYRAVVRENPQFVEYFRQSTPEQELGRLPLGSRPAKRRAGGIESLRAIPWIFGWTQTRLMLPAWLGWEAALSKALERGEGELLGQMREQWPFFRTRIDMLEMVLAKADADIARLYDERLVQPDLLPLGAHLRDLLSQACSVVLGLTGQSQLLAHSPDTLEFIRLRNTYLDPLHLLQAELLARSRQQEAAQDSPLEQALLVSVAGIAAGLRNTG; encoded by the coding sequence ATGAGTGATATCGATGCACGCTTGCGTGAGGATGTTCACCTGCTGGGTGAGCTGTTGGGCAACACCATTCGAGACCAGTACGGCGATGATTTTCTCGACAAGATCGAGCAGATCCGCAAAGGCGCCAAGGCTGACCGCCGCGGAGCCATTTCCGACAAGGCGGCGGGGGATGAGCTGAGCTCCCGTCTGAATCAGTTGCAGGAAAACGAACTGCTGCCCGTCGCCCGGGCCTTCAACCAGTTCCTCAACCTGGCCAACATCGCCGAGCAATACCAACTGATTCACCGGCGCGATGAGTCGCAACCGGCGCCCTTTGAATCCCGCGTATTGCCTGAGCTGCTGGCGCGTCTGCAAGCCGAAGGCCACAGCAACGAATCCCTGGCCCGCCAGTTGGGGCGCCTGGAGATCGAACTGGTCCTCACCGCCCACCCTACTGAAGTGGCGCGCCGCACCCTGATCCAGAAATACGATGCCATCGCCGCCCAACTGGCGCTGCAGGATCACCGCGACCTCACCTCAGCGGAGCGCGAGCAGATCCGCCAGCGCCTGCAACGCTTGATCGCCGAGGCCTGGCACACCGAAGAAATCCGCCGCACCCGGCCCACGCCGGTGGACGAAGCCAAGTGGGGCTTTGCGGTCATCGAACATTCGCTGTGGCACGCCATTCCCAATTACCTGCGCAAGGCCGACCAGGCCCTGCACGCCGCCACCGGCCTGCGCTTGCCCCTGGAGGCGGCGCCGATCCGCTTTGCGTCGTGGATGGGCGGTGACCGTGACGGCAACCCGAATGTCACCGCGCCGGTCACCCGGGAAGTGTTGTTGCTGGCGCGCTGGATGGCGGCCGACCTGTACCTGCGCGACATCGACCACCTGGCTTCCGAGCTGTCGATGCAGCAAGCCAGCCCGGCATTGCAGGCCAAGGTCGGTGACAGCGTCGAACCCTATCGCGCCCTGCTCAAGCAATTGCGCGAACGCCTGCGGGCCACGCGCCAATGGGCCCACACGGCGCTGAGCAGCAGCACGCCCGCGCCTGGCGAAGTGCTGCAGAACAACCGCGACCTGCTGGAGCCGCTGGAGCTGTGCTACCAGTCGTTGCACGAGTGCGGCATGGGCGTGATCGCCGATGGCCCGCTGCTCGATTGCCTGCGGCGTGCAGTGACGTTCGGTCTGTTCCTGGTGCGCCTGGATGTGCGCCAGGACTCCAGCCGTCATTCGGCCGCCATGACTGAAATCACCGATTACCTCGGCCTCGGTCGTTACGAAGACTGGGACGAAGCGACGCGTATCAGCTTCCTGATGAAGGAACTGGCCAATCGTCGACCACTGCTGCCGAGCTACTTCAAACCCTCGGCCGACACCGCCGAAGTACTCAACACCTGTAAGGAAGTGGCCGCAGCCCCCGCTGCATCGTTGGGCTCGTACGTCATCTCCATGGCGGGTGCTGCGTCGGACGTGTTGGCGGTACAACTGCTGCTTAAAGAGTCGGGCGTGCAACGGCCAATGCGCGTGGTGCCGCTGTTCGAGACCCTGGCCGACCTGGACAATGCCGGCCCGGTGATCGAGCAATTGTTGCTGCTGCCAGGCTATCGCGCGCGTTTGCAGGGGCCGCAGGAAGTGATGATCGGCTATTCGGACTCGGCCAAGGATGCCGGCACTACCGCCGCCGCCTGGGCGCAATACCGGGCGCAGGAGCGGTTGGTGGACATTTGCCGCGAGCAACAAGTGGAGCTGCTGTTGTTCCACGGTCGCGGAGGCACCGTGGGCCGTGGCGGCGGCCCGGCGCATGCGGCGATCCTGTCGCAGCCGCCGGGTTCGGTGGCGGGGCGGTTCCGCACCACTGAGCAGGGCGAGATGATTCGCTTCAAGTTCGGGTTGCCGGATATCGCCGAGCAGAACCTCAACCTTTACCTGGCCGCTGTCTTGGAGGCGACGCTCTTGCCTCCGCCGCCGCCCGAGCCGGCTTGGCGCCATTTGATGGACGAATTGGCAGCGGACGGGGTCAGCGCCTATCGCGCCGTGGTGCGGGAAAATCCGCAGTTCGTCGAGTATTTCCGCCAGTCCACCCCGGAACAGGAACTGGGCCGCTTGCCGTTGGGCAGTCGCCCCGCCAAGCGTCGGGCGGGCGGTATTGAAAGCCTGCGCGCGATCCCGTGGATTTTCGGCTGGACCCAGACCCGCTTGATGCTGCCCGCCTGGCTCGGCTGGGAAGCGGCACTCAGCAAGGCCTTGGAGCGCGGCGAAGGCGAGCTGCTGGGGCAAATGCGCGAGCAGTGGCCGTTCTTCCGTACCCGCATCGACATGCTGGAAATGGTGCTGGCCAAGGCCGATGCCGACATCGCCCGCCTGTATGACGAGCGCCTGGTGCAGCCCGACCTGCTGCCATTGGGTGCGCATCTGCGCGACCTATTGTCGCAGGCGTGCAGCGTGGTGCTTGGCCTGACTGGCCAGTCGCAACTGCTGGCCCATAGCCCTGATACCCTGGAGTTTATCCGCCTGCGCAACACCTACCTCGACCCCTTGCACCTGTTGCAGGCCGAGTTGCTGGCCCGCTCGCGCCAGCAGGAAGCGGCACAGGACAGCCCTCTGGAACAGGCGCTACTGGTCTCCGTGGCCGGTATTGCCGCCGGTTTGCGTAACACCGGCTAG
- the tsaB gene encoding tRNA (adenosine(37)-N6)-threonylcarbamoyltransferase complex dimerization subunit type 1 TsaB encodes MSTLLALDTATEACSVALLHDGKVTSHYEVIPRLHAQKLLPMIKQLLEDAGTTLAAVDAIAFGRGPGAFTGVRIAIGVVQGLAFALERPVLPVSNLAVLAQRALREHGAHQVAAAIDARMDEVYWGCYRETAGEMRLVGVEAVQPPQASVLPDDASGDWFGAGTGWGYGERIAVPLVGQDATMLPHAEDLLTLARFAFERGEAIPADQAAPVYLRDKVAQTKAERGII; translated from the coding sequence ATGAGCACCCTGCTGGCCCTGGACACCGCGACTGAAGCTTGCTCCGTTGCCCTGCTGCACGATGGCAAGGTAACAAGCCACTACGAGGTGATTCCGCGCCTGCACGCGCAGAAGCTGTTGCCCATGATCAAGCAACTGCTCGAAGACGCCGGGACCACCCTGGCGGCGGTGGATGCCATCGCCTTCGGCCGTGGCCCGGGTGCATTTACCGGTGTGCGCATTGCCATCGGCGTGGTGCAGGGCCTGGCATTCGCGTTGGAGCGTCCGGTGTTGCCGGTGTCCAACCTTGCCGTGCTGGCCCAGCGCGCCTTGCGTGAACACGGTGCCCACCAGGTGGCGGCGGCCATCGATGCGCGCATGGATGAAGTCTATTGGGGCTGCTACCGCGAAACGGCGGGCGAGATGCGCCTGGTGGGTGTGGAAGCCGTGCAGCCGCCGCAAGCGTCTGTACTCCCGGACGATGCCAGCGGTGACTGGTTCGGTGCTGGCACCGGTTGGGGTTATGGCGAGCGCATCGCTGTGCCCTTGGTGGGCCAGGACGCGACGATGTTGCCTCACGCTGAAGATTTGTTGACCCTCGCGCGCTTCGCCTTCGAGCGCGGTGAGGCGATTCCCGCAGATCAGGCAGCGCCTGTGTACCTGCGCGATAAAGTGGCGCAGACCAAGGCCGAGCGCGGGATTATTTGA
- a CDS encoding TetR/AcrR family transcriptional regulator — protein sequence MSDNPVNTNSPGRPKDMAKRQAILEAAKNLFLSNGYASTSMDAVALEAGVSKLTVYSHFNDKETLFTAAVVAKCEEQLPVMYFELPTGMPVETVLLNIARGFHRLINSEESVNLHRLMMTTGNQDVKLSQIFFEAGPMRMLQGMERLLSKIDQSGALSIDKPFTAAEHFFCLLKGTANFCLLYGCGGQLSEEAAEAHVQEVVGLFMRAYRREAAVSC from the coding sequence ATGTCCGACAATCCTGTAAACACCAATAGCCCCGGGCGCCCCAAGGACATGGCAAAACGCCAGGCAATCCTCGAAGCAGCGAAAAATCTGTTTTTGAGCAATGGCTACGCCAGTACCAGCATGGATGCGGTGGCACTGGAGGCCGGCGTGTCGAAACTGACCGTGTACAGCCACTTCAACGATAAAGAGACCTTGTTCACCGCCGCTGTGGTGGCCAAGTGCGAAGAACAACTGCCGGTGATGTACTTCGAGCTGCCCACGGGCATGCCCGTGGAAACCGTATTGTTGAACATCGCGCGGGGGTTCCATCGCCTGATCAATAGCGAAGAGTCAGTCAACCTGCATCGCCTGATGATGACCACCGGCAATCAGGACGTGAAACTCTCGCAGATCTTCTTCGAGGCAGGCCCCATGCGCATGTTGCAGGGCATGGAACGCCTGCTCAGCAAGATCGACCAGAGCGGCGCGCTGAGCATCGACAAACCGTTCACGGCAGCCGAACACTTCTTCTGCCTGCTCAAGGGCACGGCGAATTTTTGCCTGCTGTATGGCTGCGGCGGGCAACTGAGCGAAGAAGCCGCCGAAGCCCATGTGCAGGAGGTGGTGGGGTTGTTTATGCGGGCTTATAGGAGAGAGGCAGCGGTAAGTTGTTAG
- a CDS encoding isocitrate lyase/PEP mutase family protein — protein sequence MDAQTLRAETFKALHERDRAFVMPNPWDAGSAVMLASLGFEALATTSAGYAFSLARPDAEGALSLEDTLINASMIAKATTLPVAADLENGFSDTPEGCAQTILRAAASGIVGGSIEDATGIAVDPIYPFDLSVERVEAAVAAARSLPFPFTLTARAENLLHGRLDLPDTICRLQAYAEAGADVLYAPALRTAEEVLAVVKAVAPKPVNVLMSGGLNLSVAQLSEMGVRRISVGSALALAAYGEFYRAAQEVYELGTFTFTERKMPFSQANQFFKD from the coding sequence ATGGATGCTCAAACCCTTCGCGCCGAAACCTTCAAGGCCTTGCATGAGCGTGACCGCGCGTTCGTGATGCCAAACCCGTGGGACGCAGGCTCCGCCGTCATGCTGGCCAGCCTGGGTTTTGAAGCGCTGGCCACCACCAGCGCGGGCTACGCGTTCAGCCTGGCGCGGCCAGATGCAGAAGGCGCGCTGTCCCTGGAAGACACGTTGATCAATGCCAGTATGATCGCCAAGGCCACAACGTTGCCGGTGGCGGCCGACCTCGAAAATGGCTTCAGTGACACCCCTGAAGGCTGCGCCCAGACCATCCTGCGTGCTGCGGCTAGCGGGATCGTTGGCGGCTCCATCGAAGATGCCACGGGCATTGCCGTCGACCCGATCTATCCCTTCGACCTGTCCGTCGAGCGTGTGGAAGCCGCGGTGGCTGCCGCGCGCAGCCTGCCATTCCCTTTCACCCTGACGGCCCGTGCGGAAAACCTCCTGCATGGCCGCCTGGATCTGCCCGACACCATCTGCCGCCTGCAAGCCTACGCCGAGGCCGGTGCCGACGTGCTGTACGCGCCGGCCCTGCGCACTGCCGAGGAAGTGTTGGCGGTGGTCAAGGCGGTGGCGCCCAAGCCAGTGAATGTGTTGATGTCCGGCGGCTTGAACCTGAGCGTCGCGCAGCTCAGCGAGATGGGTGTGCGGCGCATCAGCGTTGGCTCGGCCCTGGCGCTGGCCGCCTATGGTGAGTTCTATCGCGCTGCCCAGGAAGTCTATGAACTGGGCACGTTCACCTTTACCGAGCGCAAGATGCCGTTCAGTCAGGCCAACCAGTTCTTCAAGGACTAA
- a CDS encoding DUF4398 domain-containing protein, with product MKTSTAKSSFNHLRGLKLAALAIGTSFVLAGCAGNPPTEQYAVTQSAVNSAVSAGGTEYAAVEMKSAQDKLKQAEIAMHDKNYDEARRLAEQAEWDARVAERKSQAAKAEQAVKDSQKAVDELRKEGMRPAAIQQK from the coding sequence ATGAAGACCAGCACTGCCAAATCCTCGTTTAACCATCTGCGCGGGCTCAAATTGGCCGCGCTGGCAATCGGCACCAGCTTCGTTCTGGCAGGTTGCGCCGGTAACCCGCCGACCGAGCAGTACGCGGTGACCCAGTCCGCAGTGAACAGCGCTGTCAGCGCCGGCGGCACCGAGTACGCGGCTGTAGAAATGAAGTCGGCCCAGGACAAGCTCAAGCAAGCCGAGATTGCCATGCACGACAAGAACTACGACGAAGCCCGCCGCCTGGCTGAACAAGCCGAGTGGGACGCTCGCGTCGCAGAGCGCAAATCCCAGGCCGCCAAGGCTGAACAAGCTGTGAAGGATTCCCAGAAGGCTGTTGATGAGCTGCGTAAGGAAGGCATGCGCCCGGCTGCTATCCAGCAGAAGTAA
- a CDS encoding DUF72 domain-containing protein has product MRLPYYLGCPSWSENAWREYLYPADARSSDYLALYSQVFNAVEGNTTFYARPSAATVQRWAEIMPDDFRFTAKFPGDISHSGNLIEQLPAAQSFVGLMSPLGERVSPMWLQLPATFTPQRLGELAGFIDGLERPMAVEVRHQAFFAKGDAERMLNRLLRDRGVERICLDPRALFSCTSTTAAVLHAQSKKPKVPPRPAALTQFPQVRFIGHPELEANDPFLVPWVEKVAGWIEEGRTPYVFLHTSDNRLAAQLALRFHDQLMARLPGLPPLPTLDRAPEAEQLGLL; this is encoded by the coding sequence ATGCGTCTGCCTTACTACCTCGGTTGCCCGTCCTGGAGTGAAAACGCCTGGCGCGAGTACCTGTACCCCGCCGATGCCCGCTCCAGCGATTACCTCGCGCTCTATTCCCAAGTCTTCAATGCGGTTGAAGGCAATACCACGTTCTACGCTCGCCCCTCGGCCGCCACGGTGCAACGCTGGGCTGAAATCATGCCCGACGATTTCCGCTTCACGGCCAAATTTCCCGGTGATATCAGCCATAGCGGCAACCTGATTGAACAGCTGCCGGCTGCGCAAAGCTTTGTGGGCTTGATGAGCCCGTTGGGGGAGCGCGTCTCGCCGATGTGGTTGCAACTGCCCGCGACGTTCACACCGCAGCGCCTGGGAGAGCTGGCAGGTTTCATTGATGGCCTGGAGCGGCCAATGGCAGTGGAGGTACGCCATCAGGCGTTCTTCGCCAAGGGCGATGCCGAGCGCATGCTCAACCGCTTGCTGCGTGACCGAGGTGTGGAGCGTATCTGCCTGGACCCGCGCGCACTGTTCAGTTGCACCTCCACCACGGCCGCCGTGCTGCACGCCCAATCGAAAAAGCCCAAGGTGCCGCCAAGACCGGCGGCGCTGACGCAGTTTCCCCAAGTGCGGTTTATCGGTCATCCCGAACTGGAAGCCAACGACCCATTTTTGGTGCCATGGGTGGAAAAGGTCGCCGGCTGGATCGAAGAAGGGCGCACCCCCTACGTGTTCCTGCACACCTCGGATAACCGCCTCGCCGCGCAATTGGCGCTGCGCTTTCACGACCAGTTGATGGCGCGTCTACCCGGCCTGCCGCCGCTGCCGACCTTGGATCGAGCCCCCGAAGCGGAGCAACTGGGGTTACTCTAG
- a CDS encoding extensin-like domain-containing protein, whose amino-acid sequence MGVLLILAGAVAVGAWRGWVPLPADWNPWAPLDVRANPNFLTRYKLGRLQDDPALCDQVLETSGLRVSHQADSPADAACPLRNTLRVQGAAVGLSSSFLASCPLAVAFALFERHSVQPAAQAIFGQAVTRVDHLGSFACRNIYNRAEGRLSQHASANALDIAGFRLADGRSINVLKDWPGEGDKARFLRQVRDSACDDFNVVLSPDYNAAHRNHFHLDMGRWWVCR is encoded by the coding sequence ATGGGCGTGTTGCTGATCCTGGCGGGTGCCGTTGCCGTGGGTGCCTGGCGTGGATGGGTGCCACTGCCGGCCGATTGGAACCCATGGGCACCGCTGGACGTGCGCGCCAACCCCAACTTCTTGACCCGCTACAAGCTGGGCCGCCTGCAGGATGACCCGGCGCTGTGCGACCAGGTGCTGGAAACCTCGGGCCTGCGCGTCAGCCATCAGGCGGACTCGCCGGCGGATGCCGCGTGCCCCTTGCGCAATACTTTGCGCGTTCAGGGCGCTGCGGTGGGGCTGAGCAGCAGCTTCCTTGCCAGTTGCCCATTGGCGGTGGCGTTTGCGCTGTTCGAGCGCCACAGTGTGCAACCGGCGGCCCAGGCGATATTCGGCCAGGCGGTGACGCGGGTCGATCACCTGGGCAGCTTTGCCTGCCGCAATATCTACAACCGTGCCGAGGGGCGACTCAGCCAGCACGCGTCGGCCAATGCGCTGGACATTGCCGGCTTTCGCCTGGCGGATGGGCGCAGCATCAACGTGCTCAAGGACTGGCCAGGGGAGGGCGACAAGGCGCGGTTTCTGCGTCAGGTCCGCGACAGCGCCTGCGATGATTTCAATGTGGTGTTGAGCCCGGACTACAACGCCGCGCACCGCAACCATTTCCATCTGGATATGGGGCGTTGGTGGGTGTGTCGCTGA
- a CDS encoding class I SAM-dependent methyltransferase, translated as MSEQPAASRIQVEALGDGFKARAEQWASLLGLPLQVADADFSLQVGEHGLQLQQLGPDAPGPVRVDFVEGGAAHRRLYGGGSGQMIAKAVGIAQGVRPRVLDATAGLGKDAFVLASLGCEMSLIERQPLIGALLEDGLARGADDFEVAPIVARMTLLKGNSIDVMRNWEGEPPQVIYLDPMFPHREKTALVKKEMRLFRPLVGDDPDAPALLAAALALASHRVVVKRPRKAPCIEGPKPSHALDGKSSRYDIYPKKALKP; from the coding sequence ATGAGCGAACAACCAGCGGCCAGCCGCATACAGGTCGAGGCCTTGGGCGACGGTTTCAAGGCCCGTGCCGAGCAGTGGGCGTCTCTGTTGGGGCTGCCGTTGCAGGTGGCGGATGCGGACTTTTCCCTGCAAGTCGGGGAGCATGGCCTGCAGTTGCAACAGCTCGGGCCTGATGCGCCTGGGCCGGTGCGGGTGGACTTTGTGGAAGGGGGCGCGGCACATCGGCGTTTGTATGGTGGCGGCAGCGGGCAGATGATCGCCAAGGCCGTCGGCATCGCCCAAGGCGTGCGCCCACGGGTGCTGGACGCCACGGCAGGTCTGGGCAAGGACGCCTTTGTGCTGGCGAGCCTGGGCTGCGAGATGAGCCTGATCGAGCGTCAGCCGCTGATCGGCGCATTGCTTGAAGACGGGCTGGCGCGTGGCGCGGATGATTTCGAGGTGGCGCCGATCGTGGCACGCATGACGCTGCTCAAGGGCAACTCCATCGACGTGATGCGCAATTGGGAAGGCGAGCCGCCGCAGGTGATCTACCTCGACCCGATGTTTCCGCATCGTGAGAAAACTGCGCTGGTGAAGAAGGAAATGCGCCTTTTCCGGCCGCTGGTGGGGGATGATCCAGACGCTCCGGCGCTGTTGGCGGCCGCCCTGGCCCTGGCCAGTCACCGGGTGGTGGTCAAGCGTCCGCGCAAGGCGCCGTGCATTGAGGGGCCCAAGCCGAGCCATGCGTTGGATGGCAAGTCCAGCCGGTATGACATCTACCCTAAAAAAGCACTCAAGCCTTAA
- a CDS encoding energy transducer TonB — MSDILPLTIGVLPTHNHYGLRNTQALAGVSHVWQDFFARALAEQLGDTPDALAVQVPAPADPAVEPSAGADLLSQILTQRECDVKDTEIAPPEPLFLPIAELEADLLPPAAPPFPEEEIVAQQRQQNFESGWVRPIVLTAGQPLPEPGPAPEPRPLHLPIAEFELDLLPPAATPYPTEELVAQQKALDFDYYWARPLVTQNLRLAA; from the coding sequence ATGTCAGACATTCTTCCCCTAACCATCGGTGTACTGCCGACCCACAACCACTACGGCCTGCGCAATACTCAAGCGCTGGCCGGGGTGAGTCATGTGTGGCAGGACTTCTTCGCCCGGGCGCTGGCCGAGCAGCTTGGCGATACGCCGGACGCGCTCGCCGTGCAGGTGCCTGCACCAGCGGACCCAGCGGTAGAACCCAGCGCCGGCGCCGACCTGTTGTCGCAGATCCTCACCCAACGTGAGTGCGACGTGAAAGACACCGAAATCGCCCCCCCTGAACCGCTGTTCCTGCCGATCGCCGAGCTCGAGGCCGACTTGCTGCCACCGGCCGCCCCGCCGTTCCCGGAAGAAGAGATCGTCGCCCAGCAGCGCCAGCAGAATTTCGAAAGCGGCTGGGTGCGCCCGATTGTGCTGACCGCCGGCCAACCGTTGCCAGAGCCTGGCCCGGCACCGGAACCTCGCCCTCTGCACCTGCCCATCGCCGAATTCGAACTGGACCTGCTGCCACCTGCTGCCACGCCGTACCCGACCGAAGAACTGGTGGCGCAACAAAAAGCCTTGGACTTCGATTACTACTGGGCGCGCCCGCTGGTCACCCAGAACCTGCGCCTGGCCGCCTGA
- a CDS encoding pilin assembly protein, with the protein MKIRELAQHWEENAKGRLTKTEYAIHLDVESAARLAAIAEMYPKRQTEELLGELIGAALEELEASFPYIKGQQVVATDEEGDPLYEDVGPTPRFLTLSRRYLHDYLHDMSASSDEQKH; encoded by the coding sequence ATGAAAATCCGAGAACTGGCCCAGCATTGGGAAGAGAACGCCAAGGGTCGCTTGACCAAGACCGAGTACGCCATCCACCTGGACGTGGAGTCTGCCGCGAGGCTGGCGGCGATTGCCGAAATGTACCCCAAGCGCCAAACCGAAGAATTGCTCGGCGAGCTGATCGGCGCCGCCCTTGAAGAGCTGGAAGCCAGCTTTCCCTACATCAAGGGCCAGCAGGTGGTCGCCACCGACGAAGAGGGGGACCCGCTGTACGAAGACGTCGGCCCTACCCCGCGCTTTTTGACGCTGTCGCGACGCTATCTGCATGACTATCTGCATGATATGTCGGCCAGCAGCGACGAACAGAAACACTGA